The Juglans regia cultivar Chandler chromosome 2, Walnut 2.0, whole genome shotgun sequence genome includes a window with the following:
- the LOC109021927 gene encoding uncharacterized protein LOC109021927 has protein sequence MRPNTSKGAWEILQSEFQGNAKDMICSIAELESDRQPLAMRYDRKTKDTTIGIMQLPLKTAEWLVSELGYRSYEGEGNPDFLFRPFVSIYLGAAYIQWLCNFEHTERSEEFIVRSYKRGPKKATHKSTLAYWKRYLSVEECLPSRKLFDNGPLSNDASTSTTPAPASQTPGVVYTYWDSRASPEDMEELWNHPEVLKEWTKSGERRGKVRFSHDDSKRPYLSRVELKAVAEIILSKHFSTKAVKPTVLCALAEVVNMRFVNGVGPRPGIMGIDYSTAFWLYMELGYKAYRIDSVDDLTKPFVSMYFGAAYLAWLSEYEGRERTPQFVVQAFIAGPKNANLQETGPICLKFQQTLSNYEDTKRDEVGCTIL, from the exons GATATGATATGTTCTATTGCTGAACTTGAAAGCGACAGACAACCCCTTGCTATGCGGTATGACCGAAAAACTAAGGATACTACTATAGGGATCATGCAACTTCCACTAAAAACTGCTGAGTGGCTGGTCAG TGAGTTGGGGTACAGGTCATATGAAGGGGAGGGGAATCCAGATTTTCTATTCCGGCCTTTTGTAAGCATATATCTTGGTGCTGCTTACATTCAGTGGTTATGCAATTTTGAGCATAc AGAAAGAAGTGAAGAGTTCATAGTTAGGTCATATAAAAGGGGTCCAAAAAAGGCAACTCATAAATCAACTTTGGCATATTGGAAACGGTATCTTTCAGTCGAAGAATGTCTTCCATCCAG aaaattatttgataatGGTCCTTTGTCGAATGATGCTTCAACATCTACAACACCTGCACCTGCTTCACAAACTCCTG GCGTTGTTTACACATATTGGGACTCTAGAGCTTCTCCAGAGGACATGGAAGAATTGTGGAATCATCCTGAGGTCCTTAAAGAGTGGACTAAATCTGGAGAGAGACGGGGAAAAGTGCGATTTTCCCATGATGACAGCAAAAGGCCCTATCTCTCACGGGTGGAACTAAAG GCAGTTGCTGAAATCATTTTGTCAAAACACTTCAGCACAAAAGCAGTTAAACCT ACAGTTCTTTGTGCTCTTGCGGAGGTTGTTAACATGCGTTTTGTCAATGGAGTTGGCCCCCGTCCTGGAATAATGGGAATTGACTATTCAACAGCTTTCTGGCTTTACAT GGAGTTGGGCTACAAGGCTTATAGAATTGATTCTGTTGACGATCTAACCAAGCCATTCGTGTCAATGTATTTTGGTGCGGCATATTTGGCATGGTTATCAGAATATGAAGGGAG GGAAAGAACTCCACAGTTTGTTGTTCAGGCTTTTATTGCTGGGCCAAAGAATGCGAATCTTCAGGAGACAGGTCCAATTTGTCTCAAATTCCAGCAAACATTGAGTAATTATGAAGACACGAAGAG GGATGAAGTGGGCTGCACCATCTTGTAA